The nucleotide window AATGTGTTAATAATAATTGCCCAGAGGTGAATATTCAAAAGATTTTGTACTGGGTGAAAAGCAGTGGTATGGAGAATATCGCTGAAGCTACCATCAGAAAGCTTTATGAAGTGGGGCTTGTCAAAGCCATCAAAGATTTGTATAGTGTTAAGGCTAGCGATTTATTTTTGCTAGAGGGTTTTGGCGATAAAAAGACCGAAAACTTTTTTAACGAGCTGAAAAAAAGCCGTAACTTAACTATTAGTAGTTTTATTAGTTATTTAGGGATTAGGCTGGTAGGCAAAAAGGCCGTTAAAAAATTGGCTATTACGACTAAAGAGGCCTTTTGGCACTTTGATGATAATCGTTATGTTATAGGACGTAATTTAATTGCTTGGAGAGACGATGCGGCTAATAAACTGTTAGTAAGTGAACTGCTTAGTGTGCTTAATGTTACCGATGAAGAAGCTGTCCTAATAGCTACTTTGGGAGAGGTATGTTTAACCGGTAAAGGGCCGCTGCCGCGTAGCCAGTTAGAGGCTAAACTAGCCGAAATGGGTTATACAGCGGTAAGCAGTGTAAGTAAGTACACAGTAAAGCTTGTTTGCGATGATGTTAATGCAGGCTCCAGTAAATTAAATAAGGCGCGTAGTTTAGGCATACCTATTGTAACTTATCAAGATTTTTTCTCTTTATAATTTTTATTCACTGCTTTATCTACCCATCTTATTTGCCGCCACCCCTTTTTAATGAAAGGGGGCTGATTAAAATTAAAGAGTAAAATATATGCTTTTAAAAAAATTATTACCCGTAGAAAAGGGTTTTATCCCCTACTTAATTAGTTTAGCGTTGCCTATTGTTATAGAATCGGCCTTGTATGTTGCCGTTGATGTAACCGATATTATTATGATAGGCCGCTATAGCGCCGAAGTTGGTATAGCCGCTATTAGTCTTGCCGGCACTATATTTTTTGGCGGTATAATGCTTATCTTTGGATTTAGCAGCGCTGCCGGAGTCTTTTTAAGCCGTGCTTGGGGCGCTAAAAATTATACCGAACTACGCGCTACTTTTGGTTTAACTGTCGCTGTAGTGCTTATACTATCGTTATTGGCGGCTGTGGCGGTTTATATTTATGCCGTGCCCATTATAACTTTAATGGCCGGTGAAGAAGGCGAGCTACAGGTAATAACCTATGCGGTGCAATATTTAAGAATAGCTGCTCTTAGCCTGCCTTTTATCGCTTTTTCTATTATGGTATCGGGGTTCTTTCGTAGTGTCGAGAAAAGCCATTACCCTATGTGGATAGCGGCTGCTTGTATTCCTATTAATATCTTTTTAAATTGGGTTTTTATTTTTGGTAATTTAGGGCTACCGGCTATGGGCGTAGCTGGGGCCGCTATTGCCTATTTAGCGGTACGTGTGCTAGATGCTATACTTAATTTATTACTACTTTTATCGCGCAAAAACCCGATAAGCGGCTTTAACAGCGAGTATTTTAAATTTTTAGCCGAACGAAATGTTGCTATGGTTGGCCGTTATTTAAAGGTGGCTCTTCCTCTTGCCGCCAGCGATATGGTTTGGGTATTGGCCCTTATCGCCTATCGTGCCGCCTTTGCTCGTGCCGGTACAGAGGTAGTGGCTGCCTTTGCCGCTATAAGCAGTTTAATGCAAATATTTTTTGTGGCTTTTTTTGGTGTTGGTACGGCTTGTAGTATTATTTTAGGCAAAACTATTGGCGAAAATGATATACGCAAAGTAAAACACCTATCTAAAGTTTTTATTAGGCTTAACTTTATTATGGGTATCCCGCTTGGATTAATCATGTTGGCTACCGTTCCTTTTATGCCGGCTATCTTTAGTTTAAGCGGCAATGCCGCTGCTTATATGGTGCATGCGGCTATTATAACCGGTATACTTTTTGGGTTTAGGTCGTTTGAGTATATGATGGCGGTGGGCATTTTACGCGCCGGCGGCGATGTTAAATGGCTACTCATTATTCAAGCATTAACTATGTGGCTGCTTGGTGTGCCGGTTTTGTTTTTAATGGTATTTTTAGGTATGCCGCCCTTTGTGCTTTATTTAATAGTGGTAGGCGAAGAAATTGTGCGCTGCTTCTTTTATATGCTGCGTTATCGTACGGGACGCTGGATAAAACAAGTTTAATTTAGTTAATATTTAATAGGTAATAGCGAAGAATTATAACAGTGTTATACCGGCAAAAGTTTAACTTTTGCCGGTATTTAACTATTCACTGTTAGTTACTATTTATTAATTTAGTTTTCCCTCTATTAGTTTTAAAAAAAGCAATTTCTTTTTCTAGTTTTATCATTTCGTTACGTAAATGATTTACAGCGCCGGCAAGGTGCTCACTGGTAGCGGCATTATGTTGCGAGGAATTACTTAGTTGAATAACGGCTTCTTCAATTTGATTAATACCCGATTTTTGCTGCGAGGTGGCAT belongs to Spirochaetaceae bacterium and includes:
- a CDS encoding MATE family efflux transporter, encoding MLLKKLLPVEKGFIPYLISLALPIVIESALYVAVDVTDIIMIGRYSAEVGIAAISLAGTIFFGGIMLIFGFSSAAGVFLSRAWGAKNYTELRATFGLTVAVVLILSLLAAVAVYIYAVPIITLMAGEEGELQVITYAVQYLRIAALSLPFIAFSIMVSGFFRSVEKSHYPMWIAAACIPINIFLNWVFIFGNLGLPAMGVAGAAIAYLAVRVLDAILNLLLLLSRKNPISGFNSEYFKFLAERNVAMVGRYLKVALPLAASDMVWVLALIAYRAAFARAGTEVVAAFAAISSLMQIFFVAFFGVGTACSIILGKTIGENDIRKVKHLSKVFIRLNFIMGIPLGLIMLATVPFMPAIFSLSGNAAAYMVHAAIITGILFGFRSFEYMMAVGILRAGGDVKWLLIIQALTMWLLGVPVLFLMVFLGMPPFVLYLIVVGEEIVRCFFYMLRYRTGRWIKQV